In a genomic window of Vibrio gigantis:
- a CDS encoding methylated-DNA--[protein]-cysteine S-methyltransferase, giving the protein MANRFTYYESPLGTVTLQANDQGLLGLWFETHTTKPEQLGVQDDSFPIFLVAIEQLNRYFSGETIQFSVPIAAKGTPFQQSVWQALTTIPYGETWSYAQLADAIGNPKAVRAVGLANGKNPVSVIVPCHRVIGKNGKLTGYAGGVERKQRLLVIEGREQD; this is encoded by the coding sequence ATGGCTAACCGATTTACTTATTATGAGAGCCCGTTGGGAACCGTGACTTTACAGGCGAACGATCAAGGGTTGCTAGGCCTATGGTTTGAAACACACACCACTAAGCCGGAACAGTTGGGTGTTCAAGATGATAGCTTTCCGATCTTTCTAGTGGCAATCGAGCAGCTTAATCGCTATTTCTCAGGTGAAACTATCCAATTTTCTGTGCCTATCGCAGCCAAGGGTACGCCATTTCAGCAGTCGGTTTGGCAGGCGCTGACGACCATTCCTTATGGAGAGACTTGGAGCTATGCACAACTGGCTGATGCAATAGGTAATCCGAAAGCTGTTCGTGCTGTGGGTTTGGCGAATGGTAAAAATCCGGTTTCAGTGATTGTGCCGTGCCACCGTGTGATTGGTAAAAATGGCAAGCTGACGGGTTATGCGGGTGGCGTGGAGCGTAAACAGCGCTTATTGGTGATAGAGGGGAGAGAACAAGACTAG
- a CDS encoding LysR family transcriptional regulator, translating into MDVKVFRTFLEVARVRHFGRAAENLYLTQAAVSARIKQLEGYFDTQLFIRDRNNIKLTSSGERLIGYAEVMVSTLQQAKFELSLESGKALQLTLGGTPNIWDAYLQNCLSVVTDSFGGYGFMAEVMGREQLNRNLLERTLDMAFAFDQIKAEELNCKKVADLVLVLVSTQPDDLESVFQHKYVYVDWGTRFGSEHAERHPKVPAPYLRTSTARIALDFILEKGGSAYLPVSLVEPFIDSGQLHKVKGVEDWYRPIYLSYRKSSTSVDAIMQVEKLVNEIDPSTAYTLQQAAEQAPE; encoded by the coding sequence ATGGATGTGAAAGTATTTAGAACCTTTCTTGAGGTTGCAAGGGTGCGCCATTTTGGGCGTGCAGCTGAAAACTTGTATTTAACGCAAGCGGCGGTGAGTGCGCGAATCAAACAGCTTGAAGGCTATTTTGATACTCAACTTTTCATTCGTGACCGCAATAACATCAAGCTCACGTCTTCCGGTGAGCGTTTGATTGGTTATGCTGAAGTGATGGTTTCCACCTTACAACAAGCGAAATTTGAACTGTCGTTAGAGAGCGGGAAGGCCTTGCAGTTAACTCTGGGCGGTACGCCGAATATTTGGGATGCGTATCTGCAAAACTGTTTAAGTGTGGTAACTGACTCTTTTGGCGGTTATGGCTTTATGGCAGAGGTGATGGGGCGCGAGCAACTGAACCGTAATTTGTTAGAACGAACCTTAGATATGGCTTTCGCGTTCGATCAGATCAAAGCAGAAGAACTGAACTGTAAAAAAGTCGCTGATCTTGTGTTGGTCTTGGTATCAACACAACCTGATGATTTAGAATCCGTGTTTCAGCATAAGTACGTTTATGTGGATTGGGGAACGCGTTTTGGTTCTGAGCACGCAGAACGTCATCCAAAAGTGCCAGCACCTTATCTTCGTACCTCTACAGCCCGTATCGCCCTCGATTTCATTTTAGAGAAAGGCGGTAGTGCGTATCTTCCTGTGTCTCTAGTCGAACCTTTTATCGATTCAGGTCAGCTGCATAAGGTGAAAGGGGTTGAAGACTGGTATCGTCCAATTTACCTAAGCTACCGTAAAAGCAGTACCTCGGTGGATGCGATTATGCAGGTTGAGAAATTGGTTAATGAGATTGACCCATCGACTGCTTACACATTGCAACAAGCCGCTGAACAAGCTCCAGAGTAA
- a CDS encoding MltR family transcriptional regulator: MPIQTSHETELLEALSEAESAGACLMAAYDALDDTVDAVLKNIFKKDDTAIKFVVEPLLNSGGPLGEIMIRAKLLLGLGVISKELYDDLEVFVTLKEWAKIQGEDTSFTEVDIIFELNKVHAIQRIMPIEYDAEMVETMSGPMLEMFLGRHNQKVKSTIVLAITDIITTLCRDNALSS; the protein is encoded by the coding sequence ATGCCAATACAAACTAGCCATGAAACTGAATTACTTGAAGCCCTATCAGAAGCTGAGAGTGCTGGCGCCTGCCTAATGGCTGCTTACGATGCATTGGATGACACGGTCGATGCCGTATTAAAGAATATCTTCAAGAAAGACGATACTGCAATTAAGTTTGTTGTAGAACCTCTTCTTAACAGCGGTGGCCCGCTAGGCGAGATTATGATTCGCGCTAAGCTACTATTAGGGCTTGGTGTTATCAGTAAAGAGCTTTATGACGATTTAGAGGTTTTCGTTACCTTGAAAGAGTGGGCGAAAATACAGGGCGAAGACACCAGTTTCACCGAAGTCGACATTATATTTGAGCTTAATAAGGTACACGCGATCCAGCGTATTATGCCAATCGAATATGATGCGGAGATGGTGGAGACCATGTCTGGTCCAATGCTTGAAATGTTCTTGGGGCGACATAATCAAAAAGTGAAGTCGACGATCGTTTTAGCGATCACTGACATTATCACTACCTTGTGCCGAGATAACGCGCTGAGTTCTTAG
- a CDS encoding AlkA N-terminal domain-containing protein — MSENIHHNSTLTSEQCHLARYARDARFDGMFFTAVKTTGIFCRPICPASPPKEENVEYFSHQAQALKAGYRPCLRCRPDSAPFSPAWKGVETTFLRAMQLIDNGALNSGSIVDLATRLGISDRYLRTLFNNYIGVSPKQYSLYSQLMFAKQLLHTSSMSITDVGFASGFNSTRRFNDAFQKELQLSPSQIRRTKPSDTLSNHIQLGFNGPLDWKHLLGFYRRRMIEGLEEVGEDCYKRTVNVNGAKGWFKATLAKENRLDIEFELDDISQLRSLITNIRRMFDLDVDIVKVEAFFATIDPNLVAKSGIRIPGVWSAWEAGVRAILGQQVSVTAAIGQLNLLVKELSEAHEEVSFPMPQQIAEADLSFLRMPGSRKETLKRFAEYMVDNEAEHPSKWIALKGIGPWTIQYALLRGLSEPNHLLVGDLVVKKFIEHRPTINIESVSPWGSYATFHCWNQS; from the coding sequence ATGTCGGAAAATATTCATCACAACAGTACCTTAACGAGTGAGCAGTGCCATTTGGCTCGATATGCGCGAGATGCTCGCTTTGATGGTATGTTTTTTACAGCGGTGAAAACGACAGGGATTTTTTGTCGTCCGATTTGCCCAGCAAGCCCGCCCAAAGAAGAAAACGTCGAATATTTTTCTCATCAAGCTCAAGCATTGAAAGCGGGTTATCGTCCTTGTTTGCGTTGCCGACCAGACAGTGCGCCTTTCTCTCCGGCATGGAAGGGCGTTGAAACCACTTTTTTACGTGCGATGCAGTTGATTGATAACGGCGCGCTGAATTCAGGATCTATCGTTGACCTTGCAACGCGGTTAGGTATTTCCGATCGTTACTTACGGACCTTATTCAACAATTACATCGGTGTGTCACCCAAGCAGTACAGCCTTTATAGCCAATTGATGTTCGCCAAACAGTTGCTACATACCAGCAGTATGAGCATTACTGATGTCGGCTTTGCGAGTGGCTTTAATAGCACACGTCGCTTTAACGATGCTTTCCAAAAAGAGTTGCAGCTTTCGCCGAGCCAAATTCGACGAACGAAACCAAGTGACACACTGAGTAATCATATTCAGCTTGGTTTTAATGGGCCTTTAGACTGGAAGCACTTGTTGGGTTTTTATCGACGAAGAATGATTGAAGGCTTAGAAGAGGTTGGCGAAGATTGTTATAAGCGCACGGTGAATGTGAACGGGGCGAAGGGGTGGTTCAAGGCGACTTTAGCCAAAGAGAACCGCTTAGATATTGAGTTTGAGTTGGATGATATAAGCCAATTAAGAAGCTTGATTACGAATATACGACGTATGTTCGATCTTGATGTCGATATTGTAAAGGTCGAGGCTTTCTTTGCGACGATCGATCCTAACTTGGTGGCTAAGAGTGGTATCCGTATTCCTGGCGTGTGGAGTGCTTGGGAAGCCGGAGTGAGAGCGATTTTGGGGCAGCAAGTCTCGGTAACCGCTGCAATTGGTCAGCTCAATTTATTGGTCAAAGAGCTTTCTGAAGCACATGAGGAGGTTAGCTTTCCCATGCCGCAACAGATAGCGGAGGCTGATTTGAGCTTCTTGAGAATGCCGGGAAGCCGCAAAGAGACCTTAAAGCGTTTTGCTGAATACATGGTCGACAATGAAGCGGAGCATCCTTCTAAATGGATTGCGCTAAAAGGTATTGGGCCTTGGACGATTCAATATGCACTGCTTCGTGGTTTAAGTGAGCCTAACCATCTGTTGGTTGGCGATTTAGTGGTGAAGAAGTTTATTGAGCATCGTCCCACCATCAATATAGAGAGTGTTTCGCCTTGGGGTAGTTACGCGACGTTCCACTGTTGGAATCAGTCTTAA
- a CDS encoding DUF413 domain-containing protein, with the protein MSETEFRHGKKRFYDTIKFPRGFAKSGDFTLSEEEILTLFGDTMLALETGELAPINAEEKHFIKVLSHPHKAKSKLERVWLKYIQLARGRRRFHTLNGCKRGEVPREEYESELVLED; encoded by the coding sequence ATGTCTGAGACCGAATTCCGTCACGGAAAAAAACGTTTTTATGACACCATTAAATTCCCACGAGGGTTCGCTAAGTCGGGTGATTTTACTCTTTCAGAAGAGGAAATCCTAACCTTGTTTGGTGACACTATGCTTGCACTTGAGACTGGTGAGCTAGCACCAATCAATGCAGAAGAAAAACACTTCATTAAAGTGTTGTCTCACCCTCATAAGGCAAAGTCCAAGTTAGAGCGTGTTTGGTTGAAGTACATTCAACTGGCTCGTGGACGCCGTCGCTTTCATACCCTAAACGGCTGCAAACGCGGCGAAGTGCCTAGGGAAGAATACGAAAGTGAGTTAGTGTTAGAAGATTAG
- a CDS encoding PTS mannitol transporter subunit IICBA encodes MLSPEAKIKVQNFGRFLSNMVMPNIGAFIAWGFITALFIPTGWWPNETLASMVGPMITYLLPLLIGYTGGKMVGGDRGAVVGAITTMGVIVGTDIPMFMGAMIVGPLGGIAIKKFDEAVHGKVKSGFEMLVNNFSAGIIGMICAIIAFIVIGPAVKVLSSGLAAGVNVMVEAGALPLASIFVEPAKILFLNNAINHGIFSPLGIQQSEEIGRSIFFLIEANPGPGFGLLLAYMVFGKGSAKQSAAGASIIHFLGGIHEIYFPYVLMNPRLILAVIAGGMAGVFTNVVFDSGLISPASPGSIFAVLLMTPKGSYIGVVLSVIAATAVSFIVASILLKTSAQGDDEDSLEKASAQMKDMKASSKGAAAEANVNLADVKAVYVACDAGMGSSAMGAGLLRKKVETAGLDIVVTNYAINNLPADSQIVITHKDLTDRARKTVPGAMHMSLNNFLDGGVYDQLVAELTDAQSGEAKVEAPAPAAAPAQEGNKLALTDDSIFLGLKATQKEDAIKFAGDQLVKLGNVSPEYVSGMFAREELVSTYLGESIAVPHGTIEAKQYVQKTGIVFCQYPEGIQWGEDEDDIAKMVIGIAAQGDEHNMVLMAITNSLDDEEAVECLQNTTNPADVLRILNGN; translated from the coding sequence ATGTTATCACCAGAAGCAAAGATCAAGGTTCAAAACTTTGGTCGTTTCTTATCTAATATGGTAATGCCAAACATCGGCGCATTCATTGCGTGGGGTTTCATTACTGCACTATTCATCCCAACAGGTTGGTGGCCTAACGAAACGTTAGCATCAATGGTTGGTCCTATGATTACATACCTTCTACCACTATTGATCGGTTACACCGGTGGTAAAATGGTTGGTGGTGACCGCGGTGCGGTAGTCGGCGCTATCACAACAATGGGTGTTATCGTTGGTACTGATATCCCAATGTTCATGGGTGCAATGATTGTAGGTCCACTAGGTGGTATCGCAATTAAGAAATTCGATGAAGCTGTTCACGGTAAAGTGAAGAGTGGTTTCGAAATGCTAGTGAACAACTTCTCTGCTGGTATCATCGGTATGATCTGCGCAATCATCGCGTTCATCGTGATTGGTCCTGCAGTTAAAGTCCTGTCTTCTGGCTTAGCGGCTGGCGTTAACGTGATGGTTGAAGCAGGTGCACTACCTCTTGCATCTATCTTTGTTGAACCTGCGAAAATCCTATTCCTAAACAACGCAATCAACCACGGTATCTTCTCTCCACTAGGTATCCAGCAATCTGAAGAAATTGGTCGTTCAATCTTCTTCCTAATCGAAGCGAACCCAGGTCCTGGTTTTGGTCTTCTACTTGCTTACATGGTGTTTGGTAAAGGTAGCGCGAAGCAATCTGCTGCTGGTGCTTCTATCATCCACTTCCTAGGTGGTATCCACGAAATTTACTTCCCTTACGTTCTAATGAACCCACGTCTAATCCTTGCTGTAATCGCAGGTGGTATGGCGGGTGTATTCACTAACGTAGTGTTCGATTCTGGCCTTATCTCTCCAGCATCTCCAGGTTCTATCTTCGCAGTATTGTTGATGACACCTAAAGGCTCTTACATCGGTGTGGTTCTTTCGGTTATCGCTGCAACGGCTGTGTCTTTCATCGTAGCTTCAATCCTACTTAAGACTTCAGCTCAAGGTGACGACGAAGATTCACTAGAAAAAGCCTCTGCTCAAATGAAAGACATGAAAGCGTCTTCTAAAGGTGCAGCTGCAGAAGCAAACGTAAACCTAGCGGATGTAAAAGCAGTCTACGTAGCGTGTGATGCGGGTATGGGTTCAAGTGCGATGGGTGCAGGTCTGCTACGTAAGAAAGTAGAAACAGCTGGCCTAGATATCGTGGTAACCAACTACGCAATCAACAACCTACCTGCTGATTCGCAAATCGTTATTACGCATAAAGACTTAACAGACCGTGCACGCAAAACCGTTCCAGGTGCAATGCATATGTCTCTGAACAACTTCCTAGACGGTGGTGTATACGACCAGCTAGTTGCTGAGCTTACAGACGCTCAAAGTGGTGAAGCGAAAGTAGAAGCTCCGGCTCCTGCAGCGGCTCCAGCACAAGAAGGCAACAAGCTTGCACTGACTGACGACAGCATCTTCCTTGGCCTAAAAGCGACTCAAAAAGAAGACGCAATCAAGTTCGCTGGCGACCAACTGGTAAAACTTGGCAATGTATCACCTGAATACGTATCTGGCATGTTTGCTCGTGAAGAGCTTGTGTCTACCTACCTAGGTGAGTCTATCGCAGTACCACACGGCACAATCGAAGCGAAACAATACGTACAAAAAACCGGCATCGTTTTCTGTCAGTACCCTGAAGGTATTCAGTGGGGCGAAGACGAAGATGATATCGCTAAGATGGTTATCGGTATTGCCGCACAAGGCGATGAGCACAACATGGTGCTGATGGCTATTACCAATTCACTTGATGATGAAGAAGCTGTGGAATGCCTACAGAACACAACAAACCCTGCTGATGTTCTACGTATTCTCAACGGAAACTAA
- a CDS encoding mannitol-1-phosphate 5-dehydrogenase: protein MKALHFGAGNIGRGFIGKLLSDAGMKVTFADVNETVVNALIERQEYPVKIVGEECVVEVVKNVTAVNSATSAVVDCIAESDIVTTAVGPTVLKIISKSIAQGIEKRAAANNTAPMNIIAAENMVRGTSQLKAAVLEHLSDEMKAFTEQHIGFVDSAVDRIVPPAEAGETDPLAVTVETFSEWIVDQTQFKGEIPNIPGMECTDNLMAFVERKLFTLNTGHLVTAYLGVLAGHETIKDSIEDDKIRAEVTATMEESGAVLIKRYGFDPEAHAAYIQKILGRFANPYLRDEVDRVGRQPIRKLSPQDRLVKPLNGTLEYGLPNAHLVKAIAAAFHYKNEDDPQAVELQAMFAEKGFAETLAHYSELNIDSEVVKLAEQAYLALK from the coding sequence ATGAAAGCGTTACATTTTGGTGCAGGTAATATCGGTCGTGGTTTCATTGGTAAGCTTCTTTCTGACGCTGGTATGAAGGTTACGTTTGCTGACGTAAATGAAACGGTTGTAAATGCGTTAATTGAACGCCAAGAATACCCAGTTAAGATTGTTGGCGAAGAGTGTGTTGTTGAAGTTGTTAAGAACGTGACAGCAGTAAACTCGGCAACAAGCGCAGTGGTAGATTGCATTGCTGAGTCTGACATTGTGACAACAGCAGTAGGTCCTACTGTTCTTAAAATCATCTCTAAGTCTATCGCTCAAGGCATTGAAAAGCGTGCAGCAGCAAACAACACTGCGCCAATGAACATCATCGCGGCAGAGAACATGGTTCGCGGTACTAGCCAATTAAAAGCAGCGGTTCTAGAGCACCTTTCTGATGAAATGAAAGCCTTCACTGAACAGCACATTGGTTTTGTTGATTCAGCGGTTGACCGTATTGTTCCACCGGCAGAAGCTGGCGAAACAGACCCACTAGCAGTAACGGTTGAAACGTTCAGCGAGTGGATCGTAGACCAAACACAATTTAAAGGTGAGATTCCAAACATCCCAGGTATGGAATGTACGGATAACCTAATGGCTTTCGTTGAGCGTAAATTGTTCACGCTAAACACAGGTCACTTGGTAACGGCATACCTTGGTGTGCTTGCAGGTCACGAGACAATCAAAGACTCTATCGAAGACGACAAAATCCGCGCTGAAGTAACAGCAACGATGGAAGAGAGCGGTGCAGTTTTGATCAAGCGTTACGGCTTCGATCCTGAAGCACACGCGGCATACATCCAGAAAATTCTTGGTCGTTTTGCGAACCCGTACCTACGTGATGAAGTGGATCGTGTTGGCCGTCAGCCTATCCGTAAGCTGAGCCCACAAGATCGTCTAGTCAAGCCATTGAACGGTACGCTAGAATACGGTCTTCCTAATGCGCACCTAGTAAAAGCGATCGCAGCTGCGTTCCATTACAAGAATGAAGATGACCCACAAGCGGTTGAACTTCAGGCAATGTTCGCAGAAAAAGGTTTTGCTGAGACATTAGCGCATTATTCTGAGCTGAATATCGATTCAGAAGTTGTTAAACTAGCGGAACAAGCTTATCTAGCATTGAAATGA
- the nagB gene encoding glucosamine-6-phosphate deaminase — translation MRLIPLSNKAKVGKWAARHIADSINKFAPTAERPFVLGLPTGSTPLTTYAELIELYKAGEVSFKHVVTFNMDEYVGIDPNHPESYRTFMHENFFNHVDIQAENINLLDGQAEDIDAHCAAYEEKIRSYGKINLFMGGVGIDGHIAFNEPGSSLSSRTRIKTLTEDTRIANSRFFDGDINQVPKYALTIGVATLLDSEEVMILSLGHNKAQALQMAIEGSVNHMWTVTALQMHRKAIIVADEPAQQELKVKTLRYFQELEAENIQDL, via the coding sequence ATGAGACTTATTCCATTAAGCAACAAAGCAAAAGTAGGTAAATGGGCTGCTCGTCATATCGCAGATTCGATCAACAAATTCGCTCCAACTGCTGAGCGTCCATTTGTACTAGGTCTTCCTACTGGTAGCACACCTCTAACTACTTACGCTGAGCTAATTGAACTTTACAAAGCTGGCGAAGTTAGCTTCAAGCACGTTGTAACATTCAACATGGATGAGTACGTTGGTATCGACCCTAACCACCCAGAGTCTTACCGCACTTTCATGCACGAGAACTTCTTCAACCACGTTGATATCCAAGCAGAAAACATCAACCTGCTAGACGGTCAAGCTGAAGACATCGATGCTCACTGTGCAGCATACGAAGAGAAAATCCGTTCATACGGCAAAATCAACCTGTTCATGGGCGGCGTAGGCATCGACGGTCACATCGCATTCAACGAACCTGGTTCTTCTCTATCTTCACGCACTCGTATCAAAACGTTAACTGAAGACACTCGTATCGCGAACTCTCGTTTCTTCGATGGCGACATCAACCAAGTTCCTAAATACGCACTAACTATCGGTGTTGCTACTCTTCTAGATTCGGAAGAAGTAATGATCCTTTCTCTAGGCCACAACAAAGCTCAAGCGCTTCAAATGGCTATCGAAGGTTCTGTAAACCACATGTGGACTGTTACAGCTCTACAGATGCACCGTAAAGCGATCATCGTTGCTGATGAGCCTGCTCAACAAGAGCTAAAAGTTAAGACTCTACGTTACTTCCAAGAGCTAGAAGCTGAGAACATCCAAGACCTATAA
- a CDS encoding nucleoside recognition domain-containing protein, translating to MTNPTKTDRKVTIGSYIALAFAIVFFSGLMQSNEWYGVFDFTTLNGSFGKVAYDVSESADGIQAATTSLRGKGGSGARDGFIFALTLIPTVMFALGMINVLEHYGALDAARKLLTPLLRPLMGIPGNSGLALIASLQSTDAGAAMTRQLKDEGHLTKRETDVFTMFQFTAGAAIVNFFSSGAVLFTLTAMDGSLAVTSSIGLAVAVMFIFKFVGANLFRIYLNITEGKEDKPKSDKEQKLEEEVA from the coding sequence ATGACTAATCCAACCAAAACCGATCGTAAAGTCACGATCGGCAGCTATATCGCACTCGCATTCGCGATTGTGTTCTTTTCTGGCTTAATGCAGTCCAATGAATGGTATGGAGTGTTCGACTTTACAACACTCAATGGCTCATTCGGTAAAGTTGCTTACGATGTAAGTGAATCCGCTGATGGTATCCAAGCGGCAACCACCTCTTTGCGTGGTAAAGGCGGTAGTGGTGCGCGTGACGGTTTCATTTTTGCTTTGACACTTATTCCGACCGTGATGTTTGCATTGGGCATGATCAACGTGCTTGAGCACTACGGTGCACTTGATGCGGCTCGTAAACTGCTGACACCTCTACTTCGCCCTCTGATGGGTATTCCGGGTAACTCAGGCTTGGCACTGATCGCTTCCTTGCAAAGTACCGATGCTGGCGCAGCGATGACACGTCAGTTAAAAGATGAAGGGCACCTGACTAAGCGTGAAACCGATGTATTCACTATGTTTCAGTTTACGGCTGGTGCAGCGATCGTTAACTTTTTCTCGTCTGGCGCGGTGTTGTTCACTCTAACTGCGATGGATGGCTCTTTAGCGGTGACATCGTCAATTGGTCTTGCGGTAGCTGTGATGTTCATCTTTAAGTTTGTCGGTGCGAACCTGTTCCGTATTTACCTCAATATAACTGAAGGCAAAGAAGACAAACCAAAATCAGACAAAGAACAAAAACTGGAAGAGGAAGTAGCATAA
- a CDS encoding YjiG family protein codes for MSEVKAKKPMVTDIFVEGAKKGWVIATTSTVPNVLMAFVIIKALQITGALDLMGSVFAPIMAVFGLPGEAAAVLIGAWMSMGGAVGVVITLFDQGILNGNHIAILAPAIYLMGSQVQYMGRIMGPIGTEGRYIPVMIAISVLNAFGAMFLMNIIL; via the coding sequence ATGAGCGAAGTTAAAGCAAAGAAACCAATGGTTACTGATATATTCGTTGAAGGTGCTAAGAAAGGCTGGGTTATTGCAACTACCTCTACGGTACCAAATGTTCTAATGGCGTTTGTGATCATCAAGGCATTGCAGATCACAGGTGCGCTGGATTTGATGGGCAGTGTGTTTGCTCCAATCATGGCGGTATTTGGTTTACCTGGTGAAGCGGCAGCGGTATTGATTGGCGCGTGGATGTCGATGGGTGGCGCAGTGGGCGTGGTAATCACGCTGTTTGACCAAGGTATCCTAAACGGCAACCATATTGCAATCTTGGCGCCGGCTATCTACTTGATGGGCTCTCAGGTGCAATACATGGGCCGTATCATGGGGCCAATCGGAACTGAAGGTCGTTACATCCCGGTGATGATCGCCATCTCGGTATTGAATGCCTTTGGTGCGATGTTCCTGATGAACATTATTCTATAG
- the nhaD gene encoding sodium:proton antiporter NhaD, with protein sequence MLGIQLPAVLFLFFFSSVAGAATSQLGEPLKLTNSFVGYLSLTIFVIAYIVVMMEEYLKLRKSKPVLLAAGLIWIIIGFTYQEHNLVEVAKQALEHNLLEYAELLLFLLVAMTYISAMEERRLFDALQAWMVGKGFNFRSLFWLTGILAFFISPIADNLTTALLMCAVVLKVAGSNPKFVNLACVNIVIAANAGGAFSPFGDITTLMVWQAGYVSFSEFIPLFIPSVMNYLVPALIMSYFVPTTQPDTVHQHVELKRGARRIVFLFIMTIATAVAFHAVLHFPPVMGMMMGLAYLQFFGYFLRKTLPNSLAKKKAVAIANNDEGALKRLGSVVPFDVFRRVSHAEWDTLLFFYGVVMCVGGLSLLGYLELASGVMYSQWDPIWANIMVGILSAIVDNIPVMFAVLSMEPQMSMGNWLLITLTAGVGGSLLSIGSAAGVALMGAAHGKYTFFGHLKWMPVIMIGYAVSIAAHLWLNGGLF encoded by the coding sequence ATGTTAGGTATCCAGCTTCCTGCTGTTCTCTTTTTATTCTTCTTTTCTTCAGTAGCAGGCGCGGCTACCTCTCAATTAGGGGAGCCTCTCAAGCTAACTAACTCATTTGTCGGCTACCTATCACTGACCATTTTCGTTATCGCCTACATTGTAGTGATGATGGAAGAGTACCTAAAGCTCCGAAAATCCAAGCCTGTGCTACTTGCGGCTGGACTGATTTGGATAATCATTGGTTTTACCTACCAAGAACACAACCTCGTTGAAGTCGCTAAACAAGCGCTCGAACACAACTTACTTGAATACGCCGAGCTATTACTTTTCCTGCTCGTCGCTATGACTTACATCAGCGCAATGGAAGAGAGAAGACTGTTTGATGCGTTGCAAGCTTGGATGGTCGGCAAAGGCTTTAACTTCCGATCTCTGTTCTGGCTAACCGGTATTCTGGCCTTCTTTATCTCACCTATCGCAGACAACCTCACGACAGCTCTATTGATGTGTGCCGTGGTTCTGAAAGTCGCAGGATCCAACCCTAAATTCGTTAACTTAGCCTGTGTAAATATCGTAATAGCCGCTAACGCTGGCGGCGCATTCAGCCCATTCGGCGACATCACAACACTGATGGTGTGGCAAGCTGGTTATGTGAGCTTCAGTGAGTTCATTCCCTTATTTATTCCTTCAGTGATGAATTACCTCGTCCCTGCACTGATCATGTCTTACTTTGTTCCAACAACCCAACCCGATACGGTGCATCAACACGTTGAATTAAAACGTGGTGCAAGACGCATCGTGTTCTTGTTCATCATGACGATAGCCACTGCGGTTGCTTTCCATGCCGTACTCCACTTCCCTCCGGTCATGGGGATGATGATGGGGCTGGCGTATCTACAGTTCTTTGGGTATTTCTTGCGTAAGACCTTACCTAATTCACTGGCCAAGAAAAAAGCGGTGGCGATTGCCAATAATGATGAGGGGGCATTAAAGAGACTCGGTTCTGTTGTGCCATTTGATGTCTTTCGAAGAGTATCGCATGCCGAATGGGACACGCTGTTGTTCTTCTACGGTGTGGTGATGTGTGTCGGTGGTTTGAGTCTGCTTGGATACTTGGAACTTGCCTCTGGCGTGATGTATAGCCAATGGGATCCTATTTGGGCCAATATCATGGTGGGGATCTTATCTGCGATTGTCGACAACATTCCGGTGATGTTTGCCGTGTTATCCATGGAGCCGCAAATGTCGATGGGCAACTGGCTACTGATCACCTTAACTGCAGGCGTTGGCGGCAGCTTGTTATCTATTGGTAGTGCAGCAGGTGTCGCATTAATGGGAGCGGCGCATGGTAAATACACCTTTTTTGGCCACTTGAAATGGATGCCAGTAATCATGATTGGATATGCCGTCAGTATCGCCGCCCACTTATGGTTAAATGGTGGGCTTTTCTAA